CCGAAGTAAGCGGAGGTGTATTCCCCGCTCCCAAGATCCGATAAATACACAGTTCCATTCCCTAGCAGGATAAATTGTCCCAGGTCATTGTGATTATGGGGTTCATCGTTATGCCCCCCCTTAGCTGCAAAGCCGTACGTTCCCGCGTTATCCGCATCCGCATGTCTGGATAAAAGCCACTCTGCATCTGGCAGATAGTAGCTAGCGGCTCCCCATTCCAAAGGGTCTTTGGTTGTATCTTTCCAAATGAGATTTCGAAAGGCCGGGGCCCACCGGCTGCAATGGTCCTCGTGGTAAGCGGCTCTTAGAGATAATGGCGGCGCTTGCACATCTGGGTACATCGCAGAAAGATAATGGCTAAGACCCATATGTACACGGCCTTCAGGCTGAGAATCAGAGAAGTTAGCAATAAGATCTCCGTTTAGAAAACACTTTTGTTGAAACCCAGCTATGCTGTGTACCTTTTCGAGCGCAAATCCATTCAACGCTCCCTTGCTCCGTTTACGCAGAAGATCTGCATAATACACGTAATAACCAAAGCCGTAATTCCAATAACCCAAGCCTTCTAGGCAAGCTCCGTCTTCACCAAAACCCTCAAGATAACAATTCATACTGACTTGAACTCTCTTGAGAATATCGGTAAGCACTTCTGGATCTTCAAGGATCAGCAGTGCTGCCGAACCTATAGAGCCCGCGCATACGGCGGCCCAATTATGTGTGGCAGTCTCCCATGAATAGGGGCCATACGTCAGATAAGGCATGAACAATCTCTTACGTACTTCTTCCTGGATGCGGGAATGAAGCAAGGGAGCCAGGCGATCCCCTAATAATATACGGATCTCACTTAGCGCAAATCCCGTCTCTGCCGAGAACAAATCAATCGTTCTATCCATATTCTCCGTACCCAAATGGGCAGGAAGGCACCACGTGAATTCGTTGCAGATGGACCAGAGAATATCCCCAAGCTGGTTCAGGTGCTCCTTCCGTTCAGGCTCTATCAAGGAAAGAAAAGTAAACGTATTCATCATTCTTCTCCGCTCAAAATAGACACGCTCATATTCGAGTCTGGAGCCTGTAAGGCTGTAAATAGAAAACAACGAATAAGAGAGTTCAGGAACAGGTACAGCCGATAATCGTTCCCCTTCCTGCCGAATCTCAGAAAGCTCTTTCTCATAAGAAGACGATTCTCTCACTAAGCTCCAGAAGCTCTCCTGGTCACCGTTCGGATAATAAAGACCCAATTCTGCTTTCTCCATACTAGAAACTATTGCTAAAAGCTCAGACCTCTCCATCTCACTTCCGCCTTTCCCAGGAAGACACGAATTATCCACGGTACTCTACCGGAGTTACCCCCGTATGTACCTTGAACGTCTTAATGAAGTAACTCTGGTTGTCATAGCCAAGCTGCTCGCAGATATCGCCTACGGTGCATTGAGTCCCGTCCAGCAGTTCTTTGGCTCTTTCCATTTTTAACCTTGTTACGTATTCGATAAAGGTTAGACCTGTTTCCTTCTTGAACAGTCTGCTAAAATAGCTTGCATTCAGATGCAGGTGATCTGCCACCTCATCCAGACTGATCCTCGACCCCAGCCGCAGAGTAACATATCGGCAGGCCTCCGCCACTTCTACTCTTTTACTGGCACCGATTCCGGCTTCTTTAGCAGCAAACACAGATTCAAGATGATTGTTCAACCATTCCCTCAGCGCTTGAAGTGAATCAATATCGACGATTTCTTTATGCAGGGTATCTGCCGAATAAGCCGGCCGAACCGACTGCAGGGAGTGCAGCTTCAGCTTGAGATCCAGCAGCAGCTTTAGAGTCCAATCCTTGACTGTCTCCGTAGGATATTTCTCCTCACGAATCTTGGACAGCCACTTTTCTGTCACATCACCGGTCTGAGCCGGCTGTCTGCCCAACAGTACCTCCCGCAATTCTGTACTTGCTTGGTCATAGTAGGTGAAGAGATTCTGCCTGTTCTCCGTTTCTGATACAGACTTTTTCTTGGTGATTTCTCCTTGATTCAGATAAAAACGCTGCTCTTCGCTTCCCAATAACTCATTTAAACGCTGCTTCAGCCCTTCCGGTGTATCACTGCCCACTCCGATAATGAAAGACATATGAATTTTAAGGACCCTAAGCAGTGTGGACTGAATCATCTTAAGACCGGCTGCGGCATCATCATAGATATTGGACTGAAGTCCGGGTTTATAAGAAAATAATAAAAAAGAAGCTTTCACATTGTATCCAACGTACAATCCTCTTGGCTGTAGTCCTACAAGGACTTCATTCATGACATTACTTACAGCAAAATGCAAGGTCTGATCAGAGGAGAAACGATATTTCACATGACGGTAATCCTCCAGGTACACAATGACAGGCAGGCAGGATTCCCCATTCTCAAATAATCCGTACTCCGAAACCTCCGCCCTCCATTTCTCAGGAGAGAGAAGCGGTTGATGTATAAAGTTCTTGAGCGTCTGCTCCTTGCGCAATTCTCGGGTCTCTCCGAACAAATGCATCATACGGGAAGTCTCCCAGCCCGCTTGGGTCTCCCCATCCATGGTTTCCTTGAACCTGCGCAGCAGCTGCACCAAATCCTCAGGATCCAGGGCATCTTTCAGTAAATAGTCCTGTACATTTAGCCGCATGGCTGCCTGAGCATATTGAAATTCATTGTGACAGGACAAAATGGCAATGCGAACTCCGGGCTTCACTTCCTTAATAAGGGCGGATAGTTCCAATCCATTCATCCGAGGCATCCCGATGTCGGTTATTAAGATATCCGGCATTTCACGTTGTGCATGCTCCCAGGCATCCCATCCATTCTCATGCATCCCCATGAGACGGAATCCGAGTTTCTCCCATTGAATAGTCTCGGATAACAACTCAAGGACGGGATAATCATCGTCCACCAGCATGACATTATACATCCCGTATCTCCTCTCTGTATGGAATATGCATCTCAATGACTGTTCCAGTGCCAAGCTCACTTCGCAATACGATATCAAAGGTTTCACCAAACAGGATTCTCATCCGCTCCACAACATTGTGCAGCCCTATACCGGAGAAGGAACCTTTTGCCTCCTCTTTTCCCGGAACCGGGTGGTCATCGAACCTCATAGTGCAGTAAATCCGTTCCAAGTTAGAAGCATCCATACCCACACCGTTATCTTCCACCGTAAGTATAAGGAAAGAGTCCTTAAAAATCGCTTTTATAAGGATCACACCCGGTTTCTGGCTTAACCCATGGATTAACGCATTCTCCACAAGCGGTTGCAGGAAGAAGCGCGGAACCTTAATGAGGAAAGCTTTCGGATCAATATCAAGCAGAAGCTCAGCCTCTTCCTTTTGCCTCAAATTCATTAGTCCAACGTAGTGAGTGACCAGTTCAATTTCCTCATGCAGGAAGATTTCATCCTCTTCACGGCTAATCGTCATCCGAAGGAGCATAGATAGTGAACCGATCATCTTGGCGCTCTCCGGGTCCCCTCTCTTCATCACCTTCATTCGAATGGAATTCAGCACATTAAAGAGAAAATGGGGATTAATCTGCGCCTGAAGCATCTTTAACTCTGCTTTTCTTTTACGTGCCTGGGTATCTGAA
Above is a window of Paenibacillus wynnii DNA encoding:
- a CDS encoding response regulator transcription factor: MYNVMLVDDDYPVLELLSETIQWEKLGFRLMGMHENGWDAWEHAQREMPDILITDIGMPRMNGLELSALIKEVKPGVRIAILSCHNEFQYAQAAMRLNVQDYLLKDALDPEDLVQLLRRFKETMDGETQAGWETSRMMHLFGETRELRKEQTLKNFIHQPLLSPEKWRAEVSEYGLFENGESCLPVIVYLEDYRHVKYRFSSDQTLHFAVSNVMNEVLVGLQPRGLYVGYNVKASFLLFSYKPGLQSNIYDDAAAGLKMIQSTLLRVLKIHMSFIIGVGSDTPEGLKQRLNELLGSEEQRFYLNQGEITKKKSVSETENRQNLFTYYDQASTELREVLLGRQPAQTGDVTEKWLSKIREEKYPTETVKDWTLKLLLDLKLKLHSLQSVRPAYSADTLHKEIVDIDSLQALREWLNNHLESVFAAKEAGIGASKRVEVAEACRYVTLRLGSRISLDEVADHLHLNASYFSRLFKKETGLTFIEYVTRLKMERAKELLDGTQCTVGDICEQLGYDNQSYFIKTFKVHTGVTPVEYRG
- a CDS encoding heparinase II/III family protein translates to MERSELLAIVSSMEKAELGLYYPNGDQESFWSLVRESSSYEKELSEIRQEGERLSAVPVPELSYSLFSIYSLTGSRLEYERVYFERRRMMNTFTFLSLIEPERKEHLNQLGDILWSICNEFTWCLPAHLGTENMDRTIDLFSAETGFALSEIRILLGDRLAPLLHSRIQEEVRKRLFMPYLTYGPYSWETATHNWAAVCAGSIGSAALLILEDPEVLTDILKRVQVSMNCYLEGFGEDGACLEGLGYWNYGFGYYVYYADLLRKRSKGALNGFALEKVHSIAGFQQKCFLNGDLIANFSDSQPEGRVHMGLSHYLSAMYPDVQAPPLSLRAAYHEDHCSRWAPAFRNLIWKDTTKDPLEWGAASYYLPDAEWLLSRHADADNAGTYGFAAKGGHNDEPHNHNDLGQFILLGNGTVYLSDLGSGEYTSAYFGEARYSYDCNGSQGHSVPIIDGQYQVAGAEAKAVVLKAETSLTEDVLVLELSGAYLQSNLHSLNRSFVWQKREFPTLTMSDEFHFAEAPAALIERFVTFCQPLLDKGSVILKGKDDRGLRILYDASLLLPIITEHSYRDHFGAHKTWLGIDFHSLKPAKNERYVFEFQFINNLK